Proteins encoded within one genomic window of Oncorhynchus tshawytscha isolate Ot180627B linkage group LG02, Otsh_v2.0, whole genome shotgun sequence:
- the LOC112247068 gene encoding RNA-binding protein 6-like isoform X4: MMWDGPRRGPQGGPPFRGDNRGEMFGGRDGPMSDFRGRDGMNMGPRGPQDRGPPMDMRRMDCPPDMRDRDMEPHDIRGRGEPPRDFLGRPGEEPDFSLRRQYEMSIRDKLLNAAAGGGFMGPGPGMGGRGMGGRDVRGRGMGGRGMPPRDLREPNDRFIDMRDRDMFRKDMPGFNNPDMDGRRGGFPMEPMGRNEGFRDMRDRDRPPIDRPPMGMDDIDGFNMDMPPRDRDRDRGMMDFDRRGAPPLNPRKRFESDTDFRNRVGPPAEFRGRDRSPVRFADNDGALMDVRGRPGGPPDLVGPNRPKFVGTDPEGTLRDREFPEMEEVSLAEEWKNRKKEKDSHPSPMTRGLPPFSKEIQGQRFPPVSREGSLLGEPANFKERNMPSTEFPGKKDGPPFDFPRPNREAPRSQNWDKKPPTDIPGMDLPPFGRRSLQDPAFPPMGPGLLPNMPNRENDGKRWPEHGDPKQNQNAPNRVDRPPYLLEKDRPPYILEKTPPTPLGHGPNDKTRFKGPKDALLEQGPGSVKLVPGPDFQGKDQDYRDIDYRTGPGIVFDYKHEELPGPDKVLKESKAVPAPKFSDSGSQDQDYRSASVKDKVTHTICITGIPKTATMEQILGAFAVRDGVPMQGMKIKNVVPGYSYDTAYVEFLNLEDAVHFMESNQGSLKVGTKTALMRYVQPDRIGKEALEPGHKAGPPTQEPLLPCPGQLLVDKAKNEHHSQDVSQAKTPVDPLSQQGSWQRSSDLTPEAWQQQVDQQLRQQEAEQQAESWASRNPPRQGPGPHQMDPIFKESKTMIIKNVKPTTTVETILKSLDPFAYLDERNVRLVRGKPPGAKCFCFVDMDSHEQVTRLVELLTKPRPLSIDGVRVYAEVAKPLKNQNYRKEFDKSNTSLLGYPPEASMTEQQYYSSQPPNQPPGGPPPNMQGDHMGGPISSDPLSNSSVSHLNSSMTSGGGYAEPPPVDPYHQALDPQVSSAAAAGGVAATGDHGTDGYSYATETPDMTNYLYDATSGFYYDPQTTLYYDPASRYFYNAQTQEYLYWDSVSKTYIPVPGGHSTDTQLPIAQSGVALAPDVQAILANPAADAPLDMKRPEPTPHFDPPQLLNPTPAPNPNPSPERREEEDTAPRIDKKDNKDKPGEKEEKPRSLAAFKIMKDMERWAKIQNRQKDSVRVPSPVLKTSGGGLDDRKSSKAADAAFTIFERKGGDDLFKKPMAPPKKEGKGSKQSIGSLGLLASDYAATGSDEEEEVVQHEDPQASRSQSQEKEDKLTDWKKMACLLCRRQFPNKDGLVRHQQLSDLHKQNMEIHMKIKRSKKELEALENQEKELSARESNGSPEQKRRKHQHQNSWVGGSRDMHKGSERPGLGSEPVEEVGSTV; this comes from the exons ATGATGTGGGACGGACCCAGGAGAGGACCACAAGGGGGCCCACCCTTTCG TGGGGACAATCGTGGAGAAATGTTTGGGGGCCGAGATGGCCCTATGTCTGATTTCAGGGGTAGAGACGGAATGAACATGGGTCCCAGGGGACCACAGGATCGGGGGCCTCCTATGGACATGAGGAGGATGGACTGTCCACCTGATATGAGGGACCGTGATATGGAACCACATGACATACGAGGGAGAGGAGAACCACCTAGGGATTTCCTGGGGAGACCTGGAGAAGAGCCAGACTTCAGCCTCAGAAGGCAGTATGAAATGTCAATCAGGGACAAGCTGCTTAATGCAGCTGCTGGTGGTGGTTTCATGGGGCCTGGGCCAGGcatgggagggagaggaatggggggGAGAGATGTGAGGGGGAGAGGCATGGGAGGGAGAGGCATGCCTCCACGAGATCTACGAGAGCCAAATGACAGATTTATTGACATGAGAGACAGGGATATGTTCCGCAAGGATATGCCAGGCTTCAACAATCCAGACATGGATGGAAGGCGAGGAGGATTTCCCATGGAGCCTATGGGTAGAAATGAGGGGTTCAGAGACATGCGTGATAGGGACAGGCCACCCATAGACAGGCCCCCGATGGGCATGGATGACATTGATGGGTTTAATATGGACATGCCTCCACGAGACCGAGATCGAGACAGGGGAATGATGGACTTTGACAGGAGGGGTGCTCCTCCATTGAATCCAAGGAAAAGATTTGAGTCTGATACAGACTTCAGAAACCGCGTTGGACCTCCAGCTGAATTCAGAGGTAGGGATAGATCTCCCGTAAGATTTGCCGACAATGATGGGGCTCTAATGGATGTCAGGGGAAGGCCTGGCGGCCCTCCAGATCTTGTTGGCCCAAACAGACCCAAGTTTGTGGGTACAGATCCAGAAGGCACCCTAAGAGACAGAGAATTCCCAGAAATGGAAGAGGTGTCGCTTGCAGAGGAGTGGAAGAACCGTAAGAAGGAGAAGGACTCTCATCCATCCCCTATGACCAGAGGTCTTCCTCCTTTCTCCAAAGAGATTCAGGGACAGCGATTCCCTCCAGTGTCCAGAGAAGGCAGTCTTCTTGGAGAGCCGGCAAACTTTAAAGAAAGGAACATGCCATCTACAGAATTCCCTGGGAAAAAAGATGGGCCTCCTTTTGACTTCCCTCGCCCCAACAGAGAAGCTCCACGTTCCCAGAACTGGGATAAAAAGCCACCCACAGATATCCCTGGCATGGATCTGCCACCTTTTGGGCGTAGAAGTCTTCAGGACCCTGCCTTTCCACCCATGGGTCCTGGGCTCCTGCCAAACATGCCGAACAGAGAGAATGACGGCAAGCGCTGGCCCGAACATGGGGATCCCAAGCAGAATCAAAATGCACCAAATCGAGTTGACAGGCCCCCATACCTCTTGGAGAAGGACAGACCCCCATACATCCTAGAGAAGACTCCACCAACTCCACTGGGCCATGGGCCAAACGATAAAACTCGATTTAAAGGGCCGAAGGATGCATTGCTTGAACAAGGCCCAGGGAGTGTTAAGCTGGTTCCAGGGCCAGACTTCCAAGGCAAAGACCAGGACTACAGGGACATTGATTACAGAACAGGTCCAGGGATAGTCTTTGACTACAAACATGAGGAGCTGCCAGGACCTGACAAAGTTCTAAAAGAATCCAAAGCAGTCCCGGCTCCAAAATTCAGTGACTCTGGTTCCCAG GATCAGGATTACCGGAGTGCATCTGTGAAGGACAAGGTTACTCATACAATTTGCATCACTGGAATTCCTAAGACGGCCACAATGGAGCAG ATCCTTGGTGCCTTTGCAGTCCGCGATGGTGTTCCAATGCAGGGCATGAAAATCAAGAATGTTGTGCCAG GTTACAGCTACGATACGGCCTATGTGGAGTTTTTAAACCTCGAGGATGCAGTCCACTTCATGGAATCCAACCAG GGATCCCTGAAGGTTGGCACTAAAACAGCTCTGATGCGATACGTCCAGCCGGACAGAATTGGCAAGGAAGCTCTA GAACCAGGGCACAAGGCAGGCCCCCCGACCCAGGAACCCCTACTGCCATGCCCAGGCCAGCTCCTGGTCGACAAGGCCAAGAATGAGCACCACAGCCAGGATGTCTCCCAAGCCAAGACACCAGTTGACCCACTGTCCCAGCAGGGCTCATGGCAGCGCAGCTCGGACCTTACCCCAGAGGCCTGGCAGCAGCAGGTGGACCAGCAACTTAGACAGCAGGAGgctgagcagcaggcagagtcCTGGGCCAGCCGCAACCCCCCCCGCCAAGGCCCTGGCCCACATCAGATGGACCCCATCTTTAAGGAGAGCAAGA CCATGATCATAAAGAATGTGAAGCCCACCACTACAGTGGAGACCATTCTGAAATCCCTGGACCCCTTCGCCTACCTTGATGAGAGGAACGTTCGTCTGGTCAGAGGAAAACCCCCGGGAGCCAAATGCTTTTGCTTCGTAGACATGGACTCCCATGAG CAAGTGACCCGTCTGGTAGAGCTCCTCACCAAGCCCAGGCCTCTCTCTATCGACGGGGTCAGGGTTTACGCTGAGGTTGCTAAGCCACTGAAGAACCAAAA CTACAGAAAAGAGTTTGATAAATCAAACACTTCTCTCCTGGGGTACCCACCTGAGGCCAGTATGACGGAG CAGCAGTACTATTCATCCCAACCTCCCAACCAACCACCAGGAGGCCCCCCACCTAACATGCAAG GCGATCATATGGGTGGACCGATAAGCTCAGACCCTCTCTCCAATTCATCTGTTTCGCACTTGAACTCCAGCATGACTTCA GGAGGTGGCTATGCTGAACCTCCACCAGTTGATCCCTACCACCAGGCTCTGGACCCCCAGGTCTCCTCTGCTGCAGCAGCAGGGGGGGTGGCAGCAACAGGAGATCATGGCACTGATGGCTACAGCTATG CTACTGAAACTCCAGACATGACGAACTACCTGTATGATGCCACGTCTGGGTTCTACTATGATCCCCAGACTACCCTGTACTATGACCCTGCCTCTAGG TATTTCTACAATGCCCAGACCCAGGAGTACCTGTACTGGGACAGTGTGTCCAAGACGTACATCCCCGTTCCCGGAGGACACTCTACAGACACCCAGCTCCCCATTGCCCAGTCTGGTGTTGCCTTGGCACCAGACGTACAGGCCATTCTGGCTAATCCAGCAGCAGACGCTCCGCTGGACATGAAGAGACCAGAGCCAACCCCTCACTTCGACCCTCCCCAGCTCCTGAACCCCACTCCtgcccccaaccccaacccttcccccgagaggagagaggaggaggacactgCACCTCGCATAGACAAGAAAGACAACAAAGACAAaccaggagagaaagaggagaaacccAGGAGCCTAGCTGCTTTCAAG ATCATGAAGGATATGGAGCGCTGGGCTAAGATCCAGAACCGTCAGAAGGACAGCGTCCGTGTTCCGTCCCCTGTACTCAAGACCTCCGGTGGCGGGCTGGACGACAGGAAGTCCTCCAAGGCAGCTGATGCAGCCTTCACCATCTTCGAGAGGAAG GGTGGAGACGACCTCTTCAAGAAGCCTATGGCTCCTCCCAAGAAAGAGGGGAAGGGCTCAAAG CAGTCCATTGGCTCTCTGGGCCTGCTAGCGTCAGACTACGCAGCAACAGgcagtgatgaggaggaggaggtggtgcagCATGAGGATCCTCAGGCCTCTAGGAGTCAGTCtcaggagaaggaagacaagctGACAGACTGGAAGAAGATGGCGTGCCTGCTGTGTAGGAGACAGTTCCCCAATAAGGACGGCCTGGTGCGCCACCAGCAGCTCTCAGACCTCCACAAGCAAAACATGGAGATCCACATGAAGATCAAGAGATCAAAGAAAGAGCTGGAGGCTTTGGAGAACCAGGAGAAAGAG CTGAGTGCTAGGGAGTCCAACGGCTCCCCTGAACAGAAGAGAAGGAAACATCAACACCAGAATAGCTGGGTCGGTGGCTCCAGGGACATGCATAAAGGCAGCGAGAGGCCGGGGTTAGGTTCTGAGCCTGTTGAG gaggtgggttctacagtttga
- the LOC112247068 gene encoding RNA-binding protein 5-like isoform X5 has product MLCQGSLKVGTKTALMRYVQPDRIGKEALEPGHKAGPPTQEPLLPCPGQLLVDKAKNEHHSQDVSQAKTPVDPLSQQGSWQRSSDLTPEAWQQQVDQQLRQQEAEQQAESWASRNPPRQGPGPHQMDPIFKESKTMIIKNVKPTTTVETILKSLDPFAYLDERNVRLVRGKPPGAKCFCFVDMDSHEQVTRLVELLTKPRPLSIDGVRVYAEVAKPLKNQNYRKEFDKSNTSLLGYPPEASMTEQQYYSSQPPNQPPGGPPPNMQGDHMGGPISSDPLSNSSVSHLNSSMTSGGGYAEPPPVDPYHQALDPQVSSAAAAGGVAATGDHGTDGYSYATETPDMTNYLYDATSGFYYDPQTTLYYDPASRYFYNAQTQEYLYWDSVSKTYIPVPGGHSTDTQLPIAQSGVALAPDVQAILANPAADAPLDMKRPEPTPHFDPPQLLNPTPAPNPNPSPERREEEDTAPRIDKKDNKDKPGEKEEKPRSLAAFKIMKDMERWAKIQNRQKDSVRVPSPVLKTSGGGLDDRKSSKAADAAFTIFERKGGDDLFKKPMAPPKKEGKGSKQSIGSLGLLASDYAATGSDEEEEVVQHEDPQASRSQSQEKEDKLTDWKKMACLLCRRQFPNKDGLVRHQQLSDLHKQNMEIHMKIKRSKKELEALENQEKELSARESNGSPEQKRRKHQHQNSWVGGSRDMHKGSERPGLGSEPVERKKKESVVWNHATYKQAVRKAMFARFKELD; this is encoded by the exons ATGTTGTGCCAG GGATCCCTGAAGGTTGGCACTAAAACAGCTCTGATGCGATACGTCCAGCCGGACAGAATTGGCAAGGAAGCTCTA GAACCAGGGCACAAGGCAGGCCCCCCGACCCAGGAACCCCTACTGCCATGCCCAGGCCAGCTCCTGGTCGACAAGGCCAAGAATGAGCACCACAGCCAGGATGTCTCCCAAGCCAAGACACCAGTTGACCCACTGTCCCAGCAGGGCTCATGGCAGCGCAGCTCGGACCTTACCCCAGAGGCCTGGCAGCAGCAGGTGGACCAGCAACTTAGACAGCAGGAGgctgagcagcaggcagagtcCTGGGCCAGCCGCAACCCCCCCCGCCAAGGCCCTGGCCCACATCAGATGGACCCCATCTTTAAGGAGAGCAAGA CCATGATCATAAAGAATGTGAAGCCCACCACTACAGTGGAGACCATTCTGAAATCCCTGGACCCCTTCGCCTACCTTGATGAGAGGAACGTTCGTCTGGTCAGAGGAAAACCCCCGGGAGCCAAATGCTTTTGCTTCGTAGACATGGACTCCCATGAG CAAGTGACCCGTCTGGTAGAGCTCCTCACCAAGCCCAGGCCTCTCTCTATCGACGGGGTCAGGGTTTACGCTGAGGTTGCTAAGCCACTGAAGAACCAAAA CTACAGAAAAGAGTTTGATAAATCAAACACTTCTCTCCTGGGGTACCCACCTGAGGCCAGTATGACGGAG CAGCAGTACTATTCATCCCAACCTCCCAACCAACCACCAGGAGGCCCCCCACCTAACATGCAAG GCGATCATATGGGTGGACCGATAAGCTCAGACCCTCTCTCCAATTCATCTGTTTCGCACTTGAACTCCAGCATGACTTCA GGAGGTGGCTATGCTGAACCTCCACCAGTTGATCCCTACCACCAGGCTCTGGACCCCCAGGTCTCCTCTGCTGCAGCAGCAGGGGGGGTGGCAGCAACAGGAGATCATGGCACTGATGGCTACAGCTATG CTACTGAAACTCCAGACATGACGAACTACCTGTATGATGCCACGTCTGGGTTCTACTATGATCCCCAGACTACCCTGTACTATGACCCTGCCTCTAGG TATTTCTACAATGCCCAGACCCAGGAGTACCTGTACTGGGACAGTGTGTCCAAGACGTACATCCCCGTTCCCGGAGGACACTCTACAGACACCCAGCTCCCCATTGCCCAGTCTGGTGTTGCCTTGGCACCAGACGTACAGGCCATTCTGGCTAATCCAGCAGCAGACGCTCCGCTGGACATGAAGAGACCAGAGCCAACCCCTCACTTCGACCCTCCCCAGCTCCTGAACCCCACTCCtgcccccaaccccaacccttcccccgagaggagagaggaggaggacactgCACCTCGCATAGACAAGAAAGACAACAAAGACAAaccaggagagaaagaggagaaacccAGGAGCCTAGCTGCTTTCAAG ATCATGAAGGATATGGAGCGCTGGGCTAAGATCCAGAACCGTCAGAAGGACAGCGTCCGTGTTCCGTCCCCTGTACTCAAGACCTCCGGTGGCGGGCTGGACGACAGGAAGTCCTCCAAGGCAGCTGATGCAGCCTTCACCATCTTCGAGAGGAAG GGTGGAGACGACCTCTTCAAGAAGCCTATGGCTCCTCCCAAGAAAGAGGGGAAGGGCTCAAAG CAGTCCATTGGCTCTCTGGGCCTGCTAGCGTCAGACTACGCAGCAACAGgcagtgatgaggaggaggaggtggtgcagCATGAGGATCCTCAGGCCTCTAGGAGTCAGTCtcaggagaaggaagacaagctGACAGACTGGAAGAAGATGGCGTGCCTGCTGTGTAGGAGACAGTTCCCCAATAAGGACGGCCTGGTGCGCCACCAGCAGCTCTCAGACCTCCACAAGCAAAACATGGAGATCCACATGAAGATCAAGAGATCAAAGAAAGAGCTGGAGGCTTTGGAGAACCAGGAGAAAGAG CTGAGTGCTAGGGAGTCCAACGGCTCCCCTGAACAGAAGAGAAGGAAACATCAACACCAGAATAGCTGGGTCGGTGGCTCCAGGGACATGCATAAAGGCAGCGAGAGGCCGGGGTTAGGTTCTGAGCCTGTTGAG AGGAAGAAAAAGGAGTCTGTTGTCTGGAATCATGCCACCTATAAACAAGCGGTGCGCAAGGCCATGTTCGCACGCTTCAAAGAACTGGACTGA
- the LOC112247068 gene encoding RNA-binding protein 6-like isoform X3 gives MMWDGPRRGPQGGPPFRGDNRGEMFGGRDGPMSDFRGRDGMNMGPRGPQDRGPPMDMRRMDCPPDMRDRDMEPHDIRGRGEPPRDFLGRPGEEPDFSLRRQYEMSIRDKLLNAAAGGGFMGPGPGMGGRGMGGRDVRGRGMGGRGMPPRDLREPNDRFIDMRDRDMFRKDMPGFNNPDMDGRRGGFPMEPMGRNEGFRDMRDRDRPPIDRPPMGMDDIDGFNMDMPPRDRDRDRGMMDFDRRGAPPLNPRKRFESDTDFRNRVGPPAEFRGRDRSPVRFADNDGALMDVRGRPGGPPDLVGPNRPKFVGTDPEGTLRDREFPEMEEVSLAEEWKNRKKEKDSHPSPMTRGLPPFSKEIQGQRFPPVSREGSLLGEPANFKERNMPSTEFPGKKDGPPFDFPRPNREAPRSQNWDKKPPTDIPGMDLPPFGRRSLQDPAFPPMGPGLLPNMPNRENDGKRWPEHGDPKQNQNAPNRVDRPPYLLEKDRPPYILEKTPPTPLGHGPNDKTRFKGPKDALLEQGPGSVKLVPGPDFQGKDQDYRDIDYRTGPGIVFDYKHEELPGPDKVLKESKAVPAPKFSDSGSQDQDYRSASVKDKVTHTICITGIPKTATMEQILGAFAVRDGVPMQGMKIKNVVPGYSYDTAYVEFLNLEDAVHFMESNQGSLKVGTKTALMRYVQPDRIGKEALEPGHKAGPPTQEPLLPCPGQLLVDKAKNEHHSQDVSQAKTPVDPLSQQGSWQRSSDLTPEAWQQQVDQQLRQQEAEQQAESWASRNPPRQGPGPHQMDPIFKESKTMIIKNVKPTTTVETILKSLDPFAYLDERNVRLVRGKPPGAKCFCFVDMDSHEQVTRLVELLTKPRPLSIDGVRVYAEVAKPLKNQNYRKEFDKSNTSLLGYPPEASMTEQYYSSQPPNQPPGGPPPNMQGDHMGGPISSDPLSNSSVSHLNSSMTSGGGYAEPPPVDPYHQALDPQVSSAAAAGGVAATGDHGTDGYSYATETPDMTNYLYDATSGFYYDPQTTLYYDPASRYFYNAQTQEYLYWDSVSKTYIPVPGGHSTDTQLPIAQSGVALAPDVQAILANPAADAPLDMKRPEPTPHFDPPQLLNPTPAPNPNPSPERREEEDTAPRIDKKDNKDKPGEKEEKPRSLAAFKIMKDMERWAKIQNRQKDSVRVPSPVLKTSGGGLDDRKSSKAADAAFTIFERKGGDDLFKKPMAPPKKEGKGSKQSIGSLGLLASDYAATGSDEEEEVVQHEDPQASRSQSQEKEDKLTDWKKMACLLCRRQFPNKDGLVRHQQLSDLHKQNMEIHMKIKRSKKELEALENQEKELSARESNGSPEQKRRKHQHQNSWVGGSRDMHKGSERPGLGSEPVERKKKESVVWNHATYKQAVRKAMFARFKELD, from the exons ATGATGTGGGACGGACCCAGGAGAGGACCACAAGGGGGCCCACCCTTTCG TGGGGACAATCGTGGAGAAATGTTTGGGGGCCGAGATGGCCCTATGTCTGATTTCAGGGGTAGAGACGGAATGAACATGGGTCCCAGGGGACCACAGGATCGGGGGCCTCCTATGGACATGAGGAGGATGGACTGTCCACCTGATATGAGGGACCGTGATATGGAACCACATGACATACGAGGGAGAGGAGAACCACCTAGGGATTTCCTGGGGAGACCTGGAGAAGAGCCAGACTTCAGCCTCAGAAGGCAGTATGAAATGTCAATCAGGGACAAGCTGCTTAATGCAGCTGCTGGTGGTGGTTTCATGGGGCCTGGGCCAGGcatgggagggagaggaatggggggGAGAGATGTGAGGGGGAGAGGCATGGGAGGGAGAGGCATGCCTCCACGAGATCTACGAGAGCCAAATGACAGATTTATTGACATGAGAGACAGGGATATGTTCCGCAAGGATATGCCAGGCTTCAACAATCCAGACATGGATGGAAGGCGAGGAGGATTTCCCATGGAGCCTATGGGTAGAAATGAGGGGTTCAGAGACATGCGTGATAGGGACAGGCCACCCATAGACAGGCCCCCGATGGGCATGGATGACATTGATGGGTTTAATATGGACATGCCTCCACGAGACCGAGATCGAGACAGGGGAATGATGGACTTTGACAGGAGGGGTGCTCCTCCATTGAATCCAAGGAAAAGATTTGAGTCTGATACAGACTTCAGAAACCGCGTTGGACCTCCAGCTGAATTCAGAGGTAGGGATAGATCTCCCGTAAGATTTGCCGACAATGATGGGGCTCTAATGGATGTCAGGGGAAGGCCTGGCGGCCCTCCAGATCTTGTTGGCCCAAACAGACCCAAGTTTGTGGGTACAGATCCAGAAGGCACCCTAAGAGACAGAGAATTCCCAGAAATGGAAGAGGTGTCGCTTGCAGAGGAGTGGAAGAACCGTAAGAAGGAGAAGGACTCTCATCCATCCCCTATGACCAGAGGTCTTCCTCCTTTCTCCAAAGAGATTCAGGGACAGCGATTCCCTCCAGTGTCCAGAGAAGGCAGTCTTCTTGGAGAGCCGGCAAACTTTAAAGAAAGGAACATGCCATCTACAGAATTCCCTGGGAAAAAAGATGGGCCTCCTTTTGACTTCCCTCGCCCCAACAGAGAAGCTCCACGTTCCCAGAACTGGGATAAAAAGCCACCCACAGATATCCCTGGCATGGATCTGCCACCTTTTGGGCGTAGAAGTCTTCAGGACCCTGCCTTTCCACCCATGGGTCCTGGGCTCCTGCCAAACATGCCGAACAGAGAGAATGACGGCAAGCGCTGGCCCGAACATGGGGATCCCAAGCAGAATCAAAATGCACCAAATCGAGTTGACAGGCCCCCATACCTCTTGGAGAAGGACAGACCCCCATACATCCTAGAGAAGACTCCACCAACTCCACTGGGCCATGGGCCAAACGATAAAACTCGATTTAAAGGGCCGAAGGATGCATTGCTTGAACAAGGCCCAGGGAGTGTTAAGCTGGTTCCAGGGCCAGACTTCCAAGGCAAAGACCAGGACTACAGGGACATTGATTACAGAACAGGTCCAGGGATAGTCTTTGACTACAAACATGAGGAGCTGCCAGGACCTGACAAAGTTCTAAAAGAATCCAAAGCAGTCCCGGCTCCAAAATTCAGTGACTCTGGTTCCCAG GATCAGGATTACCGGAGTGCATCTGTGAAGGACAAGGTTACTCATACAATTTGCATCACTGGAATTCCTAAGACGGCCACAATGGAGCAG ATCCTTGGTGCCTTTGCAGTCCGCGATGGTGTTCCAATGCAGGGCATGAAAATCAAGAATGTTGTGCCAG GTTACAGCTACGATACGGCCTATGTGGAGTTTTTAAACCTCGAGGATGCAGTCCACTTCATGGAATCCAACCAG GGATCCCTGAAGGTTGGCACTAAAACAGCTCTGATGCGATACGTCCAGCCGGACAGAATTGGCAAGGAAGCTCTA GAACCAGGGCACAAGGCAGGCCCCCCGACCCAGGAACCCCTACTGCCATGCCCAGGCCAGCTCCTGGTCGACAAGGCCAAGAATGAGCACCACAGCCAGGATGTCTCCCAAGCCAAGACACCAGTTGACCCACTGTCCCAGCAGGGCTCATGGCAGCGCAGCTCGGACCTTACCCCAGAGGCCTGGCAGCAGCAGGTGGACCAGCAACTTAGACAGCAGGAGgctgagcagcaggcagagtcCTGGGCCAGCCGCAACCCCCCCCGCCAAGGCCCTGGCCCACATCAGATGGACCCCATCTTTAAGGAGAGCAAGA CCATGATCATAAAGAATGTGAAGCCCACCACTACAGTGGAGACCATTCTGAAATCCCTGGACCCCTTCGCCTACCTTGATGAGAGGAACGTTCGTCTGGTCAGAGGAAAACCCCCGGGAGCCAAATGCTTTTGCTTCGTAGACATGGACTCCCATGAG CAAGTGACCCGTCTGGTAGAGCTCCTCACCAAGCCCAGGCCTCTCTCTATCGACGGGGTCAGGGTTTACGCTGAGGTTGCTAAGCCACTGAAGAACCAAAA CTACAGAAAAGAGTTTGATAAATCAAACACTTCTCTCCTGGGGTACCCACCTGAGGCCAGTATGACGGAG CAGTACTATTCATCCCAACCTCCCAACCAACCACCAGGAGGCCCCCCACCTAACATGCAAG GCGATCATATGGGTGGACCGATAAGCTCAGACCCTCTCTCCAATTCATCTGTTTCGCACTTGAACTCCAGCATGACTTCA GGAGGTGGCTATGCTGAACCTCCACCAGTTGATCCCTACCACCAGGCTCTGGACCCCCAGGTCTCCTCTGCTGCAGCAGCAGGGGGGGTGGCAGCAACAGGAGATCATGGCACTGATGGCTACAGCTATG CTACTGAAACTCCAGACATGACGAACTACCTGTATGATGCCACGTCTGGGTTCTACTATGATCCCCAGACTACCCTGTACTATGACCCTGCCTCTAGG TATTTCTACAATGCCCAGACCCAGGAGTACCTGTACTGGGACAGTGTGTCCAAGACGTACATCCCCGTTCCCGGAGGACACTCTACAGACACCCAGCTCCCCATTGCCCAGTCTGGTGTTGCCTTGGCACCAGACGTACAGGCCATTCTGGCTAATCCAGCAGCAGACGCTCCGCTGGACATGAAGAGACCAGAGCCAACCCCTCACTTCGACCCTCCCCAGCTCCTGAACCCCACTCCtgcccccaaccccaacccttcccccgagaggagagaggaggaggacactgCACCTCGCATAGACAAGAAAGACAACAAAGACAAaccaggagagaaagaggagaaacccAGGAGCCTAGCTGCTTTCAAG ATCATGAAGGATATGGAGCGCTGGGCTAAGATCCAGAACCGTCAGAAGGACAGCGTCCGTGTTCCGTCCCCTGTACTCAAGACCTCCGGTGGCGGGCTGGACGACAGGAAGTCCTCCAAGGCAGCTGATGCAGCCTTCACCATCTTCGAGAGGAAG GGTGGAGACGACCTCTTCAAGAAGCCTATGGCTCCTCCCAAGAAAGAGGGGAAGGGCTCAAAG CAGTCCATTGGCTCTCTGGGCCTGCTAGCGTCAGACTACGCAGCAACAGgcagtgatgaggaggaggaggtggtgcagCATGAGGATCCTCAGGCCTCTAGGAGTCAGTCtcaggagaaggaagacaagctGACAGACTGGAAGAAGATGGCGTGCCTGCTGTGTAGGAGACAGTTCCCCAATAAGGACGGCCTGGTGCGCCACCAGCAGCTCTCAGACCTCCACAAGCAAAACATGGAGATCCACATGAAGATCAAGAGATCAAAGAAAGAGCTGGAGGCTTTGGAGAACCAGGAGAAAGAG CTGAGTGCTAGGGAGTCCAACGGCTCCCCTGAACAGAAGAGAAGGAAACATCAACACCAGAATAGCTGGGTCGGTGGCTCCAGGGACATGCATAAAGGCAGCGAGAGGCCGGGGTTAGGTTCTGAGCCTGTTGAG AGGAAGAAAAAGGAGTCTGTTGTCTGGAATCATGCCACCTATAAACAAGCGGTGCGCAAGGCCATGTTCGCACGCTTCAAAGAACTGGACTGA